One segment of Brassica napus cultivar Da-Ae chromosome C3, Da-Ae, whole genome shotgun sequence DNA contains the following:
- the LOC106376336 gene encoding 60S ribosomal protein L8-3 translates to MGRVIRAQRKGAGSVFKSHTHHRKGPAKFRSLDFGERNGYLKGVVTEIIHDPGRGAPLARVAFRHPFRYKKQKELFVAAEGMYTGQFLYCGKKATLVVGNVLPLRSIPEGAVVCNVEHHVGDRGVFARASGDYAIVIAHNPDNDTTRVKLPSGSKKIVPSGCRAMIGQVAGGGRTEKPMLKAGNAYHKYRVKRNCWPKVRGVAMNPVEHPHGGGNHQHIGHASTVRRDAPPGQKVGLIAARRTGRLRGQAAALASKQE, encoded by the exons ATGGGTCGTGTCATCAGAGCTCAACGTAAGGGAGCGGGTTCCGTCTTCAAGTCCCACACTCACCACCGCAAGGGCCCCGCCAAATTCAGGAGCCTCGATTTCGGCGAGAGAAACGGTTACCTCAAGGGCGTCGTCACAGAGATCATCCACGATCCAGGACGCGGAGCTCCGTTGGCTCGCGTCGCGTTCCGTCATCCTTTCCGTTACAAGAAGCAGAAGGAGCTCTTCGTCGCCGCCGAGGGTATGTACACGGGGCAGTTTCTGTACTGCGGTAAGAAAGCAACTCTCGTCGTCGGAAATGTGCTTCCTCTCAGATCTATCCCTGAAGGAGCTGTTGTCTGCAACGTCGAGCACCATGTCGGTGATCGTGGGGTGTTCGCTAGAGCTTCTGGTGATTACGCTATCGTCATCGCTCACAATCCCGACAACGACACAACTAG GGTTAAGTTGCCATCTGGTTCGAAGAAGATTGTACCAAGTGGTTGCAGGGCTATGATTGGTCAGGTTGCTGGTGGTGGAAGGACGGAGAAGCCGATGCTCAAGGCGGGTAACGCGTACCACAAGTACCGTGTGAAGAGAAACTGCTGGCCTAAGGTTCGTGGTGTGGCTATGAACCCGGTTGAGCATCCTCACGGAGGAGGTAACCATCAACATATTGGTCACGCTAGTACTGTTCGTCGTGATGCGCCTCCTGGGCAAAAGGTTGGTCTTATTGCTGCAAGGAGGACTGGTCGTCTTAGAGGTCAAGCTGCTGCTCTTGCTTCCAAGCAAGAATAA